ACCGACGGCATCCGGCCTGTGCTCTTTGGCGGGAATGGTTGCTCCTCGCGAGTTGACGGCCGACCGGCTGCTTGCTCATTCGCCGCGGGCTGTTGAGTACGGAGCGGACGCTCGCCCGGAGCACGAATGGTTCCGGCGGGCGCGGTCTTCCCGGGCGCGGCCATCTGGCTCGCTGGCGGGATATCCGAAGAGGCGTCTCCGCGCTTTTTGCCGGCGACCGACTGCTTGCCCGCGGCAGGGCGAAGGCGTTCCAGTTCCGCGCGGCATTTTTCGGGCGTGTCACCAAAATAAAGTTTGCCGAACTGCACGTGCAGTGCTTCGGCCTGCGCGATCAGTCCATCGGCCGTTTCCCAATCGGCTTCGGAAATTGCCTTCCGTGCGCGGGACAGCAGTTGCGAGACTTGCCGCTTCGAATCGCCCGCGCGATTGCCGTTTTGCCCCGCGACAACCGTCGAGGTAAAGGTTGCGGCGGCGATTGCCGAAGTATTGGCCAGACAGGGCGCTCGCTCGGGCACGAAGGCCGCGATCACGCCAATAATCATGGCAAACGTCTTTCCGGGCGGGATCTCCTTGAAAGGATTCCCGGCACGAGAAACCCGAACTGGCGCGCTGCGACGTTGCGCTCGTGGCGCGTGGCAATGAATCATGCTTCGGTCACACGTCTGAGTCATGGTGGATGTCAAAACCTTGGTCGCTAGCGCACCCAGCAATGCGCTCGCCGATAAATCTTCTCGGACCACTCGCACAGTCGGTTACCACGGGCTGACCCGGTGCCGACCCTGATACGCGCACATAAAAACTCGTTCTGCGGCACCTGCCCGCCGCTGATTTAGAAGCTGGAACTGGGATAAGAAGTGCTTGGAATCGGAAGAAGAGAGGCGGTTAAGTAACCGCCGGGGGGATTCCGGTCAATATCACTTGCGGCAAAGTGAGAGAATCCGAGCCGGAAAAGGCCGATATCAGGCCAGCAAAAAGGTCGCTCACCGACCAAGTGTGCGGCGCTTGCTAGCTAGCGGGAACAGCGCGAGCCGCGGAAAATCTTCCCGGCAAGCAAGCCTCTCCGCAGGCGAGGTCATTGCCCGCCAGGCGTGCAGGCAAACGACAATCCCTGCAAAACGTTAGTTGCCGCGCGGCTGCTTGCCTGCCTTACCCGCGTCAGCACCGGCGTTTAGCTTCGACAGTCCGCCTCCTTGTTCGGTCCTGCGCCTCTTGGGCCGGTCCTCCTCTTCATCTGCAGCGACCGGCGGCTTGGCGGCTTCCTGCGCTTTTTTCAGGCGTTGCTTCGTGGATTCGTAAATCTCCGCGTCCGCCAATTCGCTCTTGACGATGAGCTTGCCGTTGGGCTCCATGACCAGCACCTGGCTGGGGGCCCTGGGGCGCAGTCCGCCCCCTGGCATGGCCATGGTATCGCCGCCTGTCATGTCTACGACCATCATGTCGGTATGAAAGGAGAGCCTCTTTGGCTCGGCCGTGCCATCGCCACGTTCAACGAAAGCATCCTCGGCCGGGAAGTTGGCCACCTGCCCGCGAAATAGCTCGACGATGCGCGAGGCGTCAACCGCCTCGTTGGAATCCCACATTTTCAGGATCACTTCCAGTTTCGATTCGTTGATCTGCTTGTTCGGCTTGATGCCGCCAGCCAGCATGCTGAAGCCAAGCGGGACGGTAACTTCCGCCGACGCCTCGCTCCACGGGCTCTGCCGTGTCTGCCCCTTGGCAAGTTGCGCATTGGCCAGGTACTGTGCCCCGAGCCCATAGTTGGGATTGTTCAGCACCAGGCGCACGCGATACCGATACGTCTTGCCCGGCTGAACGGAGAAGTCGAAGCAGCGAAACAACTGATACTCCACCGCTTTGGCTTGCGACGGGTTGGCGTTGGCCATGGCCGCATTGCCGGCCTGCGCCATCGCGCGGGCGCGCAGCCCACCCCCCGCCGGCGCAGCGGGCGCGACGGTTCCCGGCGCCTGGCTGCCGGTGGGAATTTTCGGATGACCCGCCGACCGGCCATGCTCCTTGCCGCTGATCTTGAACAGCGGCCTGGTCAATACCGGGTCGGCAAAGACATGATCGATCACGTCGGCCGCGCGCTCGGAGAAGGTAGCCTCCTCGTCTTCGGCTCGCTTGCGATCCAAGAGCGTCCATTTCAAATCGGCATCCGGGGCCGTTCCCACGGGAACTTCGGCGCGCTCGACTTCGAAAGAATGGTAGCGAGGATAGTCGAGCGCCGGATCCGTCTTCCGCGCATCGCGAAAGGCGGCGCGGTAGTCCTTTGCCTGCGCCTCGATCGGAACGAGACCGGTGATGACGGCCCATTGCTTGCCCTTCACCGCCGCATTGGGATTAGGCCGATCGACGGCGCCCGCGGGCGCGGCACCCGCTTTACCTCCCGCCATGTTCAGGGCCCGCTCGCGCAGGCCACCGCCGCCTTTTGCCGGCTCCGGCGCGGCCGCTTTCGGGGCAGGCGCCGCTTTCCCAGGGGCCGGCGCTGCCTTGTCCTCGTTGCCCAACGAGTGGACGTATACCGCGCCATAGCCAGTCGCCACGCGAACGTCTTGCAGGGCCAAGAACTTCGGCTCGGGCCGGCGCTTCTTCATGTCGAACGGGGGTCGGCTCCACTCGTCGTGCGTCACCCATACCTTTTGGGGAACGTCGCGGGCCACGGGCAGCGGTTCCATCGGCGGCACGTCGGTCGCAGGGTCGAAGGTCGACGCAGTCACTTTGGCGTCCACCTTCTGCGCGGCATCCATGAACTGCTGAGGTACCTTGTCGTAGGGCTTATGCTTCATCGCGCCCAGGCAGAACATGATGAAGCCCAAGACGAACAGGCCGAAAACCCCTTTCTCGATGTGGGTCGTGAGGAACTCGAGCAGTTGGTCCTTGTCGAGTTTGATCTTCGGCTTTTTCATGGGAACTCCTCTGCGCGATCGGTCGAACCGTTGCGGGCGTCGAATCTACAAATTGACCTGGTCGTGTCTCGTCCGCTTAGTGCAGGCGCCCGCCCGAGACCGTAGCCCCACCACGGGGCGCTTTGACGATCGCCGTCGGAACACCGCTTGGACGCTTCGACGGATCGGCGGCTGACCCGGTGCTTAGCTTTTCGGGGTCCGGCGTATTGAAAATCTGAATCAGGCCGCAGACCTCGACCGGTACGTCCGCCGGTGTGGCTTCGACTTCATCGCCGCCCGCCGCGTTCGCCTGCGGCCGATTCTCCATGGCGGCCGCTCCGGCGCGCAATCCTACGGCGGCGCCCAGACCTCCGGCGGGGGGACGTCCCGGCTGCGCGGCTGGCGCAGCATTTCCCTTACCGCTCGGCTGAACGAGTGGATCGTGCATCGTCAACCGCACGACCTCGATCGGAATATCCGCGTTGGCGCAGTTGACCAGCAGATCGGGGATCTTTCTCTGATCGATGACGACTTTCAGGCGAACGAACATCAACTTGAACTCGCCGTATGGTGTGTCGGTGGGGCCTGCGGGCGTTCCTGTGTCACTCAAATAACGGCCATTGAGCAACTCGTCGTCGAGTTGCTTGGCACGCTCCGCGGGATCTTCCGATACTTGTTCCTGGGGCTGGCCGCCAGCAGCCAATCCGCCGGCTGTTCCCCCTTCGGTCGACTGGTCGGCAAATACCTTGGGGCTCTCGCGCACCGCGTCATTCACGGCCCACTGAGCGATGTCGAGCGAATCGATCCGTTTGATCGGCACGGCGATGACGTCCGCCGCGCCCTCGTTGGTCTTGCGAATGACCTTGGCGAGGTTTTGCAACAGCCAAATATCCTCTTGGGCCAGCCGAATATCGAGATCTGAAGGAACGCCGAGCTGTCGACTGAGCGTGTAGCGCTGCTCAAGCGCCTCGCGGTGGGCGCGGCTCCAGACGACCAGTCCTTCCATCGTGTCTTCGACTTCTTCGGCCGGGGGCTTGTCGGCCGGCTGCCCGGCATTGGGGCGCATCTTGGGCGCATTCGGTTGCGCCGCTTCTTGGCCCTCGGCCTTCAGCTTAGGATGGCGATAATCGGCCGTGGCGAAGACCTTCTCCTTGAGGGCTTCGACAAATAGTTCGTTGGATTTGAAACGGGAGCGGACGATCTCAGGAATCGGCTCGTCAGGCCTCAGCTTGGCGATATCCTCCGCGACCATTTCCGGCCAACTGAAGGTCTTGCGCTGGGCTTCATAGCTTTTCTGCCATTCCTCGAGCACCTGTTTCTTCAACTCTTCGTTCTTGACGTTCACGCCGTCGGCAAATTGCTGATTGGCCGGATGGCCGTTTTTGTCGACATCCTGCAGGTCGCTGAAGCTCTTTTTCACGATCGCTTCATTGGCCTGGGTCAAGGTAGCGAGGGTCCCTGCGCCGCTCCACCAGCAGATCAAACCGACCAGCGCAGCGATCGAGACCAGCACCCAGAAATGATGCTTCTTCAAGATCTGCAAGAATACTTTGACTTGGTCCATGGCAAGCGTTCTCGATCGTTAGGGATTAGGCGCGGCCGCTGGCGGCGCGCCGGCTGGCGGCGATGCAGGAGGCGCTGGACTTTCGCCCGCCGGTGCTTCACCCGCGGCAGGCGGAGCTTCGCCGGCAGGCGCCGCAGGCGGTTCGGTCGGGGCTTCGCCCGGGGGTGCAGCGGGCGCCGGTTCACCACCCGCTGGCATGGGTGACGCCGCCGCGGGAGCGCCCTCGGCCGGCGGAGATTCCTCGGGGGTCGGTGCGGGTGTGGCAACTGCAGGGGGCGGGGCCGCGTCGGCGGGCTCAACCGGCGCCGCGCCCTCTTCCGCAGGCGGCGGTGGTTCCTCTTGCGGCGGTTCATCCAACCAACACAGCTCGACGAAAAAATCGAAGCGCGGCGCGGGAATCTGTTTCGCTTGGCCGGCAGCTCCTTCTACGTTGGGGCCGTCGTCAGCACCCTCGATTTTGTTCTCCCAAAAGACTTCGTAGGTGCGGGCTCCCGAGGCGGGCACGACCACGGGGAAGAGCAATCCGATTTTTTTCAGATCGATTTCGCTAGGACCGTCCGGCACACGATCCTCTTCGGGAATGGTCAGCTTGCCCGACTTCAGATTCCGGATGATCGTCTGGCGGACGTAATGCTCCTTGCTCGTTTCCAGATGCACCCTGTCGTTGTGAAAGTGATAGCCGCGCAGCGAAATGATCCAGCCGGGGCCGCTCGGCCCTGTGACTTCGGGTTCGGGGGTGGGCTCAGGGGGAGGCGGCGTGGCTTCGGCCCCGTCGGCAGGCGGCGGCGGGGGAGGCGGTGGCGCCTTGGGTTCGGCCTTATCGAATTCCTTGATGCTCGTGTACCATGACGTGACATCATCAAGATGCTGTGCCTGCACCGACAAAATATTCAGCGATTTCCGCTTCGTCACGTCGGCCGGCAAGTCGCCCTCGTCCTTGGGCAGCGCCAGGTTCAGCGCTTTCCAGACCTCGAGCCAGCGCTCACGCCGTTCGGCGCTAGGGACCAGGCTCTGCCCCACGTCCCCCATTTTTTTGTAGTCGTCTTTGGCCTTGGTGTAGCTCGACTCGTAGCCGCGCGCCCGGGACACGACGTCGTTCGCACGAGCCACAGCCGGCGCGAAATAGTTGTCCTGCAGCACGGCGTTCCAGGCGCGCCAGTAGCCGAAGTAGCTGATCGTGCAGCCGAGCAGGAGCGCGGCCGCTGCGCCGACAGCCCACGGCTTTTTCGCGCGAATCATGCGGTCCTTCATGATCTCGCGCGGCAGCAAGTTCGTGCGGATGGCCGACTCTTTCAGCCCCTGTAGCGCCAAACCGTAGCAGACGCCGAAGCTGGCCACGTTTTCCTTGAAGGCTGGCGCATCCACCACCGAGGGACCGGTCAGCCCGCGGAACGTCTCCAGCCGGTTGAACTCATTGCCCAGGTTTTGCGCCAGGTAGCGCTGCAGCCCCGGGAGCTTCATGGCATTGCCCAGGCCGAGGACGCGGCCGATCTTGGCGCGGCGATCGATGTTCGAGAAATAACCAATCGAGCGCTGCACCTCGGTCAACAGATCGTTGAACACGGGGCGCATGGCTTGAAAGAGCGCCTTGGGATCGTCGGCCTTGGCGGCGTTGCGCTTCAAATGCTCGGCCGTGGCGAAGGTCAGCTTCAGTTCCTTGGTCAGGGCCTTGGTGAAATGGTTGCCGCCGATCGGCACGCTGCGCTGCCAGACGCGGAAACCGTTGGTGACAACCAGGTCGGTCGAATCGGTGCCGAGCGAAAGCAAAACCGTCGACGGTGGTGGATTGTCGGGATCGTAGTCGGCCGGAGGCGGCAGATCTTGCATCTGGTCGAAAACGACGAAGTTGTAGAGTGCCAGCGGCGTCAACTGCACGACGTCGACTTCGATGCCGGAGTCGATGAACGGCTTCAGCGCGCGATACACCTGGTCGCGCTTCATCGCGAACAGGCCCACCTCGGTCTCCAGCGCAAAACCCTCCTCTTCACTGCCGCCGACCATCTTTTGATAGTCCCACACGACGTCTTCGAGCGAAAAGGGAATCTGTTGCCGCGCCTCGTACTTGACGATGTCCGGAATCTTCTTGGCTTCGACCGGCGGCAACTTGATGAACCGCGCCAGGCCGCTTTGCCCGGGCACCGACACCGCCACCCGATCGCCGCGCACGCTGTTGCGCGACAAGAACTGCGTGATGGCCTCTTGCACCAGGGCCGCGGGATCGGCCTCGGGCTGGCTGAGGATTTTGGGGTATTCGACGTAGTCGAAGGCGTCGGCCAAAACCTGCGAAGGCTCCCCTCCGGGGCGGCAACGCAGCGCCTTGAGCGCACATTGGCCGATATCGATACCCCAAACGGCATCACTTCTCGCCATGCCAGTTTCCCTTCGTCTGGTCCGCGGAGCCCGGAGCAGGCCCCAATCGTTCG
Above is a window of Pirellulales bacterium DNA encoding:
- the pilM gene encoding type IV pilus assembly protein PilM, which encodes MARSDAVWGIDIGQCALKALRCRPGGEPSQVLADAFDYVEYPKILSQPEADPAALVQEAITQFLSRNSVRGDRVAVSVPGQSGLARFIKLPPVEAKKIPDIVKYEARQQIPFSLEDVVWDYQKMVGGSEEEGFALETEVGLFAMKRDQVYRALKPFIDSGIEVDVVQLTPLALYNFVVFDQMQDLPPPADYDPDNPPPSTVLLSLGTDSTDLVVTNGFRVWQRSVPIGGNHFTKALTKELKLTFATAEHLKRNAAKADDPKALFQAMRPVFNDLLTEVQRSIGYFSNIDRRAKIGRVLGLGNAMKLPGLQRYLAQNLGNEFNRLETFRGLTGPSVVDAPAFKENVASFGVCYGLALQGLKESAIRTNLLPREIMKDRMIRAKKPWAVGAAAALLLGCTISYFGYWRAWNAVLQDNYFAPAVARANDVVSRARGYESSYTKAKDDYKKMGDVGQSLVPSAERRERWLEVWKALNLALPKDEGDLPADVTKRKSLNILSVQAQHLDDVTSWYTSIKEFDKAEPKAPPPPPPPPADGAEATPPPPEPTPEPEVTGPSGPGWIISLRGYHFHNDRVHLETSKEHYVRQTIIRNLKSGKLTIPEEDRVPDGPSEIDLKKIGLLFPVVVPASGARTYEVFWENKIEGADDGPNVEGAAGQAKQIPAPRFDFFVELCWLDEPPQEEPPPPAEEGAAPVEPADAAPPPAVATPAPTPEESPPAEGAPAAASPMPAGGEPAPAAPPGEAPTEPPAAPAGEAPPAAGEAPAGESPAPPASPPAGAPPAAAPNP